In the genome of Paenibacillus sp. FSL R5-0766, one region contains:
- a CDS encoding sugar ABC transporter substrate-binding protein, whose protein sequence is MKRKETKWVWLSVLLVFALALSACGIKKEPAATPASGASDDTPKTEAVTGPLSGKRIALIMEFNTGTFSQQYVQGVKEEIEKFGGELTTFVADNDKAKMVSLLDSAINQKFDAILTDHGDSLLEPGVKKAVEQNIPVVVFDAAISVPGATVLSQDDQKMAELTLEQMKKDINGQGNIVKVWVAGFAPMERRQIAYGEFMKANPDIKEIATFGSAQNPALDTQAKMEAILKQYPKGEITAVWTAWDEFAKGAARAIQQAGRDEIKVYGIDMSDEDLQMIQDPKNPWVASAAVDPTDIGRVQVRYAYQKLNGDETEDAVVLNPVYVQREALPDKQISTSELSEFVEGWGGSTQGIKDWMSEYGITAK, encoded by the coding sequence ATGAAAAGAAAAGAGACAAAATGGGTATGGTTGAGTGTGTTATTAGTATTTGCATTGGCGTTGTCCGCTTGCGGAATCAAAAAAGAACCGGCAGCCACTCCGGCTTCGGGTGCATCAGATGATACACCAAAAACGGAAGCAGTCACAGGCCCTCTTAGTGGCAAACGGATCGCACTTATTATGGAATTCAATACAGGTACTTTCTCTCAGCAATATGTACAGGGTGTAAAAGAAGAAATCGAAAAATTCGGTGGAGAACTGACAACGTTTGTTGCCGATAATGACAAAGCAAAGATGGTATCCTTGCTTGATAGCGCTATTAACCAGAAGTTCGATGCCATTCTCACGGATCACGGGGATTCCCTATTAGAGCCAGGTGTGAAGAAGGCAGTAGAACAGAACATTCCAGTGGTTGTGTTCGACGCAGCTATTAGTGTTCCGGGAGCCACAGTCCTGTCGCAGGATGATCAGAAGATGGCTGAGCTGACACTGGAGCAAATGAAAAAAGATATCAATGGACAAGGCAATATTGTCAAAGTATGGGTAGCTGGTTTCGCACCGATGGAACGCCGTCAGATCGCATACGGTGAATTCATGAAAGCAAATCCGGACATCAAGGAAATAGCTACATTCGGTTCTGCACAGAACCCGGCGCTGGATACTCAAGCCAAAATGGAAGCTATTCTCAAGCAGTATCCAAAAGGTGAGATTACAGCTGTATGGACTGCATGGGATGAGTTCGCCAAAGGTGCAGCACGTGCGATTCAACAAGCTGGACGTGATGAGATCAAAGTGTATGGTATCGATATGAGTGACGAGGACCTGCAAATGATTCAGGACCCGAAAAATCCTTGGGTTGCTTCTGCTGCTGTTGATCCAACGGATATTGGACGCGTCCAGGTACGTTATGCTTATCAAAAACTGAACGGGGACGAGACGGAAGACGCAGTTGTTCTTAACCCGGTCTATGTTCAACGTGAAGCTCTTCCAGATAAACAAATCTCCACTTCGGAGCTGTCAGAGTTCGTTGAAGGTTGGGGTGGCAGCACACAAGGAATCAAGGACTGGATGAGCGAATACGGAATTACTGCTAAATAA
- a CDS encoding polyprenyl synthetase family protein, with protein sequence MKLLDIFGLLKKDMDYIEKELYRSVRGEQKLLSETSLHLLKAGGKRLRPVFVLLGGKFGTYDIERLKLVAVPLELIHSASLVHDDVIDNAETRRGKPTVKSKWDNRIAMYTGDYIYGKALEMTAGLSDPAIHRILAKAMVQMSIGEMEQIRDFFNTGQSVRNYLLRIRRKTALLIAVSCQLGALATRAPEHVSSLLYTYGYNVGMAFQIQDDVLDLVGTEKQLGKPPGSDMKQGNITLPVLYALEESDLREPLLKEISRVQHEEGRASASDAIGMIRQSQGIAKAEALADRYMKKALDALDQLPNIKTTKNLRDIAHFVVKRTH encoded by the coding sequence ATGAAACTATTGGATATTTTCGGGTTGTTAAAAAAGGACATGGATTACATTGAGAAAGAATTGTATCGCAGTGTTCGAGGAGAACAGAAGCTGCTGAGTGAAACGTCACTTCATTTGCTCAAAGCAGGAGGAAAACGGTTGCGGCCCGTTTTTGTGTTACTTGGCGGGAAATTTGGTACATACGACATTGAACGTCTGAAGTTGGTTGCGGTTCCGTTGGAACTCATTCATTCCGCATCTCTCGTTCATGATGATGTTATTGATAATGCGGAGACACGCCGAGGCAAACCTACGGTGAAGTCAAAATGGGATAATCGGATTGCCATGTATACTGGAGACTATATCTACGGTAAGGCACTTGAAATGACTGCCGGATTATCCGATCCAGCGATTCATCGTATCCTTGCCAAAGCTATGGTACAGATGTCCATTGGTGAGATGGAGCAAATTCGCGACTTTTTCAATACGGGACAAAGTGTTCGTAACTATCTGCTGCGGATTCGCCGCAAAACAGCACTTTTGATTGCGGTTAGCTGTCAGTTAGGGGCATTGGCTACACGTGCGCCTGAACATGTATCTTCCCTGCTGTATACGTACGGATACAATGTGGGGATGGCTTTCCAGATTCAAGATGATGTACTTGATCTGGTAGGTACTGAGAAACAACTTGGCAAGCCACCTGGCAGTGACATGAAGCAAGGGAATATCACTCTTCCTGTACTTTATGCCTTGGAAGAATCCGATCTGCGGGAACCTTTGCTTAAGGAGATTTCCCGTGTCCAGCATGAAGAAGGACGGGCAAGTGCATCGGATGCAATTGGAATGATTCGCCAAAGTCAAGGAATTGCTAAAGCAGAAGCCCTTGCTGACCGATATATGAAGAAAGCGCTCGATGCTCTCGATCAGCTACCTAACATCAAGACGACCAAAAACCTGCGTGACATCGCTCATTTTGTGGTTAAACGTACGCATTAA
- a CDS encoding ABC transporter permease, which yields MKDKSLDFAFRYGAIIVIIGVIAFFGIKLPYFFTYSNLTDILGSISIVTFVAIGVTLSLIVDGFDLSVGATVSLTTVVTASLMIWYQQPLAIVIIVPLIIGAVIGLLNALLIVKLRIPDLLATLATMYIIGGIHKTYAQGYTIYNHMQFPDGSKAAGEMDPTFLLIGQGKWLGMPISVIMLLIAVIGVHIFLTYTKYGRQMYITGGNEEAARLSGIKVKKVRTLAYVAAGVFAAIGGIIYASKVGSGQIDAGSPLLMESVAAVFVGFSVFGAGKPNVIGTFIGSVLIGVLVNGLTMMNVQYFTHDIVKGGVLVLALAVTFYVLNRNRT from the coding sequence ATGAAGGATAAATCACTGGATTTTGCGTTCCGTTACGGGGCGATTATTGTCATCATAGGTGTTATCGCATTTTTCGGCATTAAATTGCCTTATTTCTTTACGTACAGTAACTTGACCGATATTTTGGGCTCGATCTCTATCGTTACGTTTGTAGCAATCGGTGTTACGTTATCTCTCATTGTTGATGGATTTGATCTCTCCGTAGGGGCGACTGTCTCATTAACTACCGTCGTTACGGCTTCGTTAATGATTTGGTATCAACAACCACTGGCAATCGTCATTATCGTGCCATTGATTATCGGGGCTGTAATTGGTTTACTGAACGCTTTGCTGATCGTAAAATTGCGTATTCCGGATTTGCTCGCAACCCTCGCCACGATGTACATCATCGGAGGTATTCACAAAACGTATGCACAGGGATACACCATTTATAATCACATGCAGTTCCCTGATGGAAGCAAAGCTGCGGGAGAGATGGACCCGACATTCCTGCTAATAGGGCAGGGTAAATGGCTTGGTATGCCGATATCGGTTATCATGCTACTTATTGCGGTAATAGGTGTGCATATCTTTTTGACGTATACGAAATATGGTCGCCAGATGTACATTACAGGTGGTAATGAGGAAGCTGCACGGTTGTCTGGAATCAAGGTGAAAAAGGTGCGTACACTCGCCTATGTAGCCGCTGGAGTGTTTGCAGCAATCGGGGGTATTATCTATGCTTCCAAAGTAGGATCTGGGCAAATTGATGCGGGATCACCGTTGTTAATGGAATCCGTAGCTGCAGTATTTGTCGGTTTCTCTGTGTTTGGTGCGGGTAAACCCAATGTCATCGGAACCTTCATTGGTTCGGTTCTGATTGGTGTACTTGTGAATGGTTTAACGATGATGAACGTACAGTATTTCACACATGATATTGTAAAAGGTGGGGTTCTCGTGCTTGCCCTGGCGGTTACATTTTACGTCTTAAACCGCAACCGGACTTGA
- a CDS encoding heptaprenyl diphosphate synthase component 1: MNSYRVPQLAKKYTDYDMIRQHTEIPSFPDSRARLLQVFVGRTDEKVHQELYALATSLVQLAMDTHDRIDTISGERREQEMRSRQLNVLAGDYLSSRFYQLLAQAGRIEMIGKLSGAVSGVNARKMTLYERMKKLLVSADEYLRETVQLRMQLFLSFTGMIQHNEESLWNSLLTEFSSCETIVEELKRMNDAKQYLHSYAYWHIYEHGNDDERNVLRQSEPDARAWNAMVLKHRVGEVLLDKLRECTHRIQLLLQDEEGRMGLHEIHAILEPYLAYLQPSHAAVRED; this comes from the coding sequence ATGAATTCATATCGCGTACCCCAACTAGCAAAGAAATATACGGATTACGACATGATTCGACAACATACGGAAATCCCATCATTTCCGGATAGCCGGGCACGTCTGTTGCAGGTATTTGTGGGCCGCACAGACGAAAAGGTGCATCAAGAGTTATATGCTCTTGCAACTTCGCTCGTTCAGCTGGCCATGGATACGCATGATCGAATCGATACCATTTCCGGTGAGCGGAGAGAGCAGGAGATGCGTTCACGCCAGTTGAATGTACTCGCCGGGGATTATTTGAGTAGCCGTTTTTACCAATTGCTTGCCCAAGCGGGCAGAATTGAAATGATTGGCAAACTCAGTGGTGCTGTATCCGGAGTGAACGCACGCAAGATGACGCTGTATGAACGGATGAAGAAGCTTCTCGTTTCGGCTGATGAATACTTGCGTGAAACGGTACAGCTGAGGATGCAGCTGTTTCTTTCATTTACAGGCATGATTCAACATAACGAAGAGTCATTATGGAACAGCCTGTTGACCGAATTCAGCTCCTGCGAAACGATCGTGGAAGAACTGAAGCGGATGAATGACGCAAAACAATATCTTCATAGCTATGCATACTGGCACATATACGAGCATGGTAATGACGATGAACGCAATGTGTTGCGTCAGTCTGAACCGGATGCACGTGCATGGAACGCTATGGTGCTGAAGCATAGGGTTGGTGAGGTTTTGCTGGACAAGCTTCGCGAGTGTACACACCGCATTCAACTGTTGTTGCAAGACGAGGAAGGGCGGATGGGCTTGCATGAGATACATGCAATTCTAGAGCCTTACCTGGCATATTTGCAGCCTTCACATGCGGCAGTAAGGGAAGATTGA
- a CDS encoding demethylmenaquinone methyltransferase yields the protein MGSGETKPKEEYVHSVFQSIAGKYDVMNDILSFRRHKAWRKFTMKKMNMSKGDTGLDLCCGTCDWTLAMAEASETGHMHGLDFSSNMLEVGQTKINAVQRQKQITLTQGNAMSLPFEDNSFDYVTIGFGLRNVPDLRQVLSEMKRVVKPGGMVVCLELSKPTWQPFKGIYYFYFEKVLPNLAKVFAKSFEQYKWLPDSLAIFPGRQELADIFAETGLQQVQAYPLTGGIAALHIGTKENQHV from the coding sequence ATGGGGAGCGGAGAGACCAAACCGAAAGAAGAATATGTCCATTCGGTTTTTCAGAGTATAGCCGGAAAATATGATGTCATGAATGATATTCTAAGTTTCCGCAGGCATAAGGCTTGGCGTAAATTCACCATGAAAAAGATGAATATGTCCAAAGGCGATACCGGTCTTGATTTGTGCTGCGGCACATGTGACTGGACGCTTGCTATGGCAGAGGCAAGTGAAACGGGGCACATGCACGGACTTGATTTCAGTAGCAACATGCTGGAGGTCGGCCAGACAAAGATCAATGCGGTGCAACGTCAAAAGCAGATTACCCTGACACAGGGAAATGCCATGTCACTTCCTTTTGAAGACAATTCATTTGATTATGTGACGATCGGGTTTGGGCTGCGTAATGTACCTGATCTCAGACAAGTGTTGTCTGAAATGAAACGTGTGGTCAAACCGGGTGGTATGGTTGTGTGCCTGGAATTGTCCAAGCCAACATGGCAGCCGTTCAAAGGCATTTATTATTTTTATTTTGAGAAGGTTTTACCGAATCTTGCGAAAGTGTTTGCTAAAAGTTTTGAGCAGTACAAATGGCTACCGGACTCACTGGCCATTTTTCCGGGAAGGCAGGAACTGGCAGATATCTTTGCAGAAACTGGATTACAACAAGTGCAGGCCTACCCTCTGACCGGAGGTATCGCGGCACTGCATATTGGAACCAAGGAGAATCAGCATGTTTAG
- the ndk gene encoding nucleoside-diphosphate kinase produces MDRTFLMVKPDGVQRGLIGRIISRLEDKGFKLVAGKLVQMSEDQAKRHYAEHEGKPFFDDLVRFITSGPVFAMVWEGDDIVALARIVIGKTNVKEAAPGTIRGDFASHTPHNLIHGADSPESASREAANFFASDELVVYDKSIAAWL; encoded by the coding sequence ATGGATCGTACATTTTTGATGGTGAAGCCGGATGGTGTGCAGCGTGGATTGATCGGTCGAATTATTAGCCGTCTGGAAGACAAAGGATTTAAGTTGGTGGCAGGCAAATTGGTGCAGATGTCTGAGGATCAGGCAAAACGCCATTATGCTGAACATGAAGGTAAACCGTTTTTCGATGATCTGGTTCGTTTTATCACATCTGGGCCTGTATTTGCCATGGTGTGGGAAGGGGACGATATTGTGGCGCTTGCGCGCATCGTCATCGGAAAAACCAATGTGAAGGAAGCAGCTCCGGGTACCATTCGCGGAGACTTCGCCAGCCACACACCACACAATCTGATTCATGGGGCAGATTCACCGGAAAGTGCTTCCCGTGAAGCAGCAAATTTCTTTGCTTCAGATGAACTGGTGGTATACGACAAGAGCATCGCAGCCTGGTTGTAA
- a CDS encoding UbiA-like polyprenyltransferase, with product MFRKIRIFLEMIKIEHTLFALPFAFMGAILGSMVVNDTFPSWMQIMWVLLAMIGARSAAFGLNRIIDQAIDGKNPRTAMRAIPAGLLKNGEVVIFVIISFILLFWASSNLNVLSMQLLPIAVFMLVLYSYTKRFTWLCHVVLGMTIGLAPLGGWVAVTGTMDWTAIVLYVTIVFWTAGFDIIYACQDLDFDQGEGLHSIPSRFGLVKSLQIAKFFHVITAIGFLALLLMTDLSWWYGAGMLVTYGILFYQHYIVSPNDMSRVQTAFFTMNSLLSLIVFTFTLIDLAVK from the coding sequence ATGTTTAGGAAAATTCGCATTTTTTTAGAAATGATCAAGATTGAACACACGCTTTTTGCTTTACCTTTTGCATTTATGGGGGCGATCCTCGGCTCCATGGTAGTGAATGATACCTTCCCAAGCTGGATGCAGATCATGTGGGTATTGCTTGCGATGATCGGTGCACGTAGTGCGGCTTTTGGTTTGAACCGAATTATCGACCAAGCGATTGATGGCAAAAACCCGCGTACCGCGATGAGAGCCATCCCGGCAGGGCTGTTGAAAAATGGGGAAGTTGTTATATTTGTCATTATCTCATTTATATTGTTATTCTGGGCCTCATCCAATCTTAATGTATTATCGATGCAGCTGTTGCCTATTGCTGTGTTTATGTTGGTACTGTATTCGTACACCAAACGATTCACATGGTTATGCCACGTTGTTCTCGGAATGACGATTGGTTTGGCACCACTTGGTGGCTGGGTAGCTGTAACAGGAACGATGGATTGGACAGCGATTGTGCTGTACGTTACGATTGTGTTCTGGACAGCGGGTTTTGATATTATCTATGCATGTCAGGATCTGGATTTCGATCAGGGAGAGGGGCTTCACTCCATACCTTCCCGTTTTGGCTTGGTTAAATCCTTGCAGATCGCCAAGTTCTTCCATGTGATTACTGCAATTGGTTTTCTTGCGTTATTGTTGATGACAGATCTGAGCTGGTGGTATGGTGCAGGCATGTTGGTGACGTATGGAATTCTGTTCTACCAACACTATATTGTATCGCCTAATGATATGAGCCGTGTTCAAACGGCGTTTTTTACCATGAACAGTTTGCTTAGTTTAATTGTATTTACGTTCACTCTAATTGATCTGGCGGTGAAATAA
- a CDS encoding protein-glutamate O-methyltransferase CheR, translating to MLEQEQLLDPDYTGFIRKIKESTGIDLAQYKEGQMKRRLTTLRNKNGFHTFSNFFEAMQKDKSLFYEFLDRMTINVSEFWRNPNRWEVLRDEILPELLGSKRRAKVWSAACSTGEEPYTLAMILDTMGILKDSSITASDLDEGALAKAKEGRYMERSLKDVPKETANRYFKQDGLVYRIDEQLKNSIKFMKQNLLVDRFDDGYDLIVCRNVMIYFTEEAKNLLYHKFAASLRPGGILFVGSTEQIFSPGQYGLETAETFFYRKK from the coding sequence ATGCTGGAGCAAGAACAACTACTAGACCCGGATTACACCGGATTCATTCGTAAAATCAAAGAGAGCACAGGCATTGATCTTGCTCAATACAAGGAAGGCCAGATGAAAAGAAGGCTGACCACACTTCGCAACAAAAACGGGTTTCATACATTTTCTAACTTTTTTGAAGCTATGCAGAAAGATAAATCATTGTTTTACGAGTTCCTTGATCGTATGACGATTAACGTGTCGGAATTCTGGCGTAATCCCAATCGTTGGGAAGTGTTGCGGGACGAGATCCTGCCTGAGCTGCTGGGGTCCAAGCGTCGTGCTAAAGTTTGGAGTGCAGCCTGTTCAACAGGTGAAGAACCTTATACACTCGCCATGATTCTGGACACGATGGGCATTTTGAAGGACAGCTCCATTACGGCAAGTGATCTGGATGAAGGTGCATTGGCCAAAGCCAAGGAAGGGCGTTATATGGAACGCTCACTTAAGGATGTGCCAAAGGAAACGGCGAATCGTTACTTCAAGCAGGATGGCTTGGTATACCGTATTGATGAGCAACTCAAAAATTCGATCAAGTTCATGAAACAAAATTTGCTGGTGGACCGTTTTGACGATGGGTACGATCTGATTGTGTGCCGAAATGTCATGATCTATTTTACCGAGGAAGCCAAAAACCTGTTGTATCACAAATTTGCAGCAAGTTTGCGTCCAGGCGGTATTTTGTTTGTGGGCAGTACGGAGCAGATCTTCTCCCCGGGACAATATGGTCTGGAGACAGCAGAGACATTCTTCTATCGGAAAAAATAA
- a CDS encoding HU family DNA-binding protein, translating to MNKSDLITHVSEATELSKKDVTKAVDAVFEAISEALQSGDKVQLVGFGNFEVRERSARKGRNPQTGEEIEIPASKIPAFKPGKALKDGIK from the coding sequence ATGAACAAATCAGACTTGATTACACACGTATCTGAAGCAACTGAATTGTCCAAGAAAGATGTAACGAAAGCGGTTGATGCCGTATTCGAAGCAATCTCTGAGGCTCTTCAAAGCGGAGATAAAGTACAATTGGTTGGTTTTGGGAACTTCGAAGTTCGCGAGCGCTCTGCACGTAAAGGACGCAACCCGCAAACAGGTGAAGAAATCGAAATTCCTGCGAGCAAAATTCCTGCATTCAAACCAGGTAAAGCGCTCAAAGACGGAATTAAATAA
- a CDS encoding flavin prenyltransferase UbiX produces the protein MVQQPDNKRLVVGITGASGSIYGVRLIETLLDLEYNVHLVISNAGWRVLKEELDWDVTNRDAVLEEKFGNRAGSLTYHPVSDIGASIASGSYLADGMIIMPCSMGTLSSIAQGSSDNLMSRAADVMMKEGRTLILVPRETPLHAIHLENMLKLSRLGVRMIPAMPAFYYKPQTMDELILFLVGKVLDSLRIPHQLFTRWGEPDERG, from the coding sequence ATGGTGCAGCAGCCGGACAATAAACGACTGGTTGTCGGAATTACCGGAGCGAGTGGCAGCATATATGGCGTTCGATTAATTGAAACACTGCTTGATTTGGAATATAACGTTCATCTGGTCATATCCAATGCAGGGTGGCGTGTACTGAAAGAAGAATTGGACTGGGATGTGACGAATCGGGACGCGGTGCTGGAAGAAAAATTCGGCAACCGTGCCGGTTCTCTGACCTATCATCCTGTGAGTGATATAGGAGCCTCCATTGCAAGTGGTTCTTATCTGGCCGACGGCATGATTATCATGCCATGTTCGATGGGAACTCTTTCGTCCATCGCGCAGGGATCGTCGGATAATCTGATGTCTCGCGCAGCCGATGTTATGATGAAAGAGGGAAGAACATTGATCCTCGTACCACGTGAGACACCTCTTCATGCAATCCATCTGGAGAACATGCTGAAGCTTTCTCGTCTTGGTGTACGAATGATACCGGCTATGCCTGCTTTTTATTACAAACCTCAGACTATGGATGAGTTGATTCTGTTTTTGGTGGGGAAAGTGCTGGATAGCTTGCGCATCCCACATCAACTGTTTACAAGATGGGGAGAACCGGATGAACGGGGATAA
- the mtrB gene encoding trp RNA-binding attenuation protein MtrB, whose protein sequence is MDHPTGNDYIVIKAEENGVQVIGLTRGQDTRFHHTEKLDKGEVMFAQFTTHTSAIKIRGKATLITKHGQIESE, encoded by the coding sequence ATGGATCATCCAACCGGCAATGATTATATTGTAATTAAGGCAGAGGAAAATGGTGTCCAGGTGATCGGATTAACCCGAGGTCAGGATACACGTTTTCACCACACCGAGAAATTGGACAAGGGTGAAGTGATGTTTGCCCAATTTACCACCCATACTTCAGCTATTAAAATCCGGGGCAAAGCCACGCTGATTACCAAGCATGGACAGATTGAATCGGAGTAA
- a CDS encoding sugar ABC transporter ATP-binding protein, which translates to MSTAPILLQMEHIHKQFSGIPALKDVNFSVKGGEIHALLGANGAGKSTLMKILSGAYPLDQGTIQLSGQALHLSSPGDAKASGIHCVYQEVDAALVPQLTAAENIMLDQLASSAGGWWKSPRKLQQRAVEALKQLGADISVHQKVADLTLAEKQMILLARILIQDAKVIIFDEPTAPLSQEETDAFFRIVHLLKERGVACIFITHRLAEVTGHCDRVTVMRDGQHVFTGEAKGLTINDLVTQMLGKPFEEEFPKTEAPVGEMLLEARGLRRGVKVKGVNLSVSRGEVLAVVGLVGAGKTESSRLLIGADRLEGGEIRLNNRNLRLSQPADAAALGIVSVPEERRKQGILIQENVERNLSLPLLSRLSTLGFVSRKRERLNAESLVKQLGIKTSSVKQEVKYLSGGNQQKVAIGKWLNADADVFIFDEPTKGVDIGAKSDIFRIINELALAGKGVIYFTCELDEGMGIGDRIAVMCEGVIVKEFKRGETNQEQLLYYASGGQEVQS; encoded by the coding sequence ATGAGCACTGCACCGATTCTGCTTCAAATGGAACATATCCACAAGCAGTTTTCAGGTATTCCTGCACTGAAGGATGTGAATTTCTCTGTAAAAGGTGGGGAGATTCATGCGCTGTTGGGTGCCAATGGTGCCGGTAAGAGCACGTTAATGAAAATTTTGTCCGGTGCCTATCCATTGGATCAGGGTACGATTCAGTTGAGTGGACAAGCGCTACATTTAAGTTCTCCAGGAGACGCAAAGGCAAGTGGGATTCACTGTGTCTATCAGGAAGTGGATGCAGCACTGGTGCCACAGCTGACGGCTGCGGAGAACATTATGTTGGATCAGTTGGCTTCATCTGCCGGGGGTTGGTGGAAAAGTCCACGAAAACTGCAACAGCGTGCGGTTGAGGCGTTGAAGCAATTAGGGGCGGACATATCTGTTCACCAGAAAGTGGCCGATCTGACACTTGCAGAAAAACAGATGATTTTGCTGGCACGGATTTTGATTCAGGATGCCAAAGTCATCATTTTTGATGAACCGACTGCACCGCTGAGCCAGGAAGAAACGGATGCATTTTTCCGGATTGTACATCTGCTGAAGGAACGGGGCGTAGCCTGCATTTTCATTACCCATCGTCTTGCGGAAGTGACAGGTCACTGTGATCGCGTTACGGTTATGAGAGATGGGCAACATGTATTTACCGGTGAAGCAAAGGGTCTGACGATCAACGATTTGGTTACACAGATGCTGGGCAAACCATTCGAAGAAGAATTTCCAAAGACAGAAGCGCCCGTGGGGGAAATGCTGTTGGAGGCGCGTGGGCTTCGTCGTGGAGTGAAGGTTAAAGGTGTTAACCTCTCTGTAAGCCGAGGTGAAGTCCTCGCTGTGGTGGGTCTGGTAGGCGCGGGTAAAACGGAAAGCTCTCGTTTGCTGATTGGTGCAGATCGGCTGGAGGGAGGCGAGATCCGGCTTAACAACCGTAATCTCCGTCTGTCTCAGCCTGCGGATGCGGCGGCTCTGGGGATTGTTTCTGTACCCGAGGAGCGACGTAAACAAGGAATCCTGATTCAGGAGAACGTGGAACGGAATTTAAGTCTACCTTTGCTAAGCCGTCTTAGTACATTAGGTTTCGTAAGCCGCAAGCGGGAACGTCTGAATGCAGAGTCATTGGTGAAACAACTTGGAATTAAAACATCGTCCGTGAAACAGGAAGTGAAATATCTAAGCGGTGGTAATCAGCAAAAGGTAGCGATTGGTAAATGGCTTAATGCGGATGCGGATGTATTTATATTTGATGAGCCAACCAAAGGCGTAGATATTGGGGCAAAAAGTGACATTTTCCGCATCATCAATGAACTGGCTTTGGCGGGCAAGGGTGTCATCTATTTCACCTGTGAACTGGATGAAGGCATGGGAATTGGTGACCGAATCGCTGTCATGTGCGAGGGTGTTATCGTAAAAGAGTTCAAACGAGGCGAGACTAACCAAGAACAGCTGCTATACTATGCAAGCGGTGGACAAGAGGTGCAATCATGA